Proteins encoded in a region of the Shewanella polaris genome:
- a CDS encoding CinA family nicotinamide mononucleotide deamidase-related protein, producing the protein MKLEMICTGEEVLSGQIVDTNAAWVANTLMELGIEMQYRVTVGDRMDDLVAVFQERSKHADVIIVNGGLGPTSDDMSALAMANAKGEDLVENVEWREHLEDWFSRNNRVMAKSNLKQAWLPASAVMVDNPVGTACGFRVKLNNAWLFFTPGVPFELKHMITEQFIPFITEEFGIQQKSALEKLLTIGHGESSLADTLSEITLPAGIELGYRSSMPHIEIKIFARGDKAIRQLPDVTKQVKALLGCAVVAENRATLSEEIHHRLYQSGLSLSVAESCTGGMITSQLIDFAGSSSYLHHGLVTYSNESKVKVLGVNPQILDDHGAVSIPTVEAMAQGVRGILDSDFALATSGIAGPDGGTDDKPVGTVAIALATKHGVYSQMVKLPKRSRQLVRSMSTAIAYDMLRRALLEEAVIVDYPSIPRFAK; encoded by the coding sequence ATGAAGTTAGAAATGATTTGTACTGGTGAAGAGGTCTTGTCTGGCCAGATAGTCGATACTAATGCAGCTTGGGTTGCTAATACCTTGATGGAATTGGGTATAGAAATGCAATACCGGGTGACGGTTGGTGATCGAATGGATGATCTGGTTGCTGTATTTCAAGAACGCAGTAAGCACGCAGATGTAATTATTGTAAATGGTGGTTTGGGGCCAACCAGCGATGATATGTCCGCATTAGCCATGGCTAATGCTAAGGGGGAAGACCTTGTTGAGAATGTTGAATGGCGTGAACATTTAGAAGATTGGTTTAGTCGCAACAATCGCGTTATGGCCAAAAGTAATTTAAAACAAGCTTGGTTACCCGCTTCTGCAGTAATGGTTGATAATCCTGTCGGTACCGCATGTGGTTTTAGAGTAAAGCTGAATAATGCTTGGTTGTTTTTTACACCTGGTGTGCCATTTGAATTAAAGCACATGATTACCGAGCAGTTTATTCCATTTATTACAGAAGAGTTTGGTATCCAACAAAAGTCTGCTTTAGAAAAACTACTGACTATCGGCCATGGCGAGTCATCATTAGCCGATACACTGTCAGAGATCACTTTACCAGCAGGGATAGAGTTAGGCTATCGCTCTTCAATGCCACATATTGAAATTAAGATATTCGCACGTGGTGATAAAGCTATACGTCAATTACCAGATGTAACCAAGCAGGTTAAAGCCTTATTGGGCTGTGCGGTTGTTGCTGAGAATCGAGCAACATTGTCAGAAGAGATCCATCATCGTTTATACCAGTCCGGTTTAAGTCTTAGTGTGGCAGAGTCTTGTACTGGTGGCATGATCACCAGTCAATTAATCGATTTTGCCGGAAGTTCATCATACTTGCATCATGGATTAGTGACTTACAGTAATGAGTCTAAAGTGAAAGTATTAGGCGTTAATCCACAGATTTTAGATGATCATGGTGCAGTGTCTATTCCTACCGTTGAAGCAATGGCACAAGGTGTGAGAGGGATCTTAGACAGTGATTTTGCGTTAGCCACTAGCGGTATTGCGGGCCCTGATGGAGGAACCGATGACAAACCTGTAGGGACAGTTGCAATAGCATTGGCAACTAAACACGGGGTATACAGCCAAATGGTGAAATTGCCAAAGCGGTCACGTCAGCTTGTGAGGAGCATGAGTACGGCAATCGCTTACGATATGCTTCGCCGCGCATTGCTTGAAGAAGCCGTTATTGTTGATTACCCGTCAATTCCTCGGTTCGCAAAGTAA
- a CDS encoding flagellar assembly protein T N-terminal domain-containing protein has product MTKILLLIVICLMPSTLYAQWYTGQASSPIDGKDYNDIRKKVIQQAIENASLQASSYIKIETTVSDGILSKSTSNIQSEHQISEIKILNESVANDTLTINIKVNLQTSLNCTKDQYQKQLVIAQFPLLTPAQAAAGDIYTLPFHVVSRFKNELINQPNVFVEELIPQMVFKPNSSMDTVNLRSVNRISHALSSQYQSQYLVFGYLRDIGLFNETKSGLLNSTTSPKRNFTMKVFMYDRISDSIVLENEYHGEGGWSFNSFNQVDLSNSLFWRSEYGQTIVDTLFKAAKDINETLSCEATKAKVIDKDDEFITINIGTLHGVKTGDMFKHIKLKNIPLNQTILTTLMPPNEATYLEVVQVSKKISLLRVPPKQDLNGMKQHQIDLYDVVTTAPQ; this is encoded by the coding sequence ATGACAAAAATTCTATTACTCATAGTAATATGCCTCATGCCATCAACCTTGTATGCTCAATGGTACACAGGACAAGCATCATCACCTATTGATGGTAAAGATTACAATGACATACGAAAGAAAGTTATCCAACAAGCCATTGAGAATGCTTCATTACAAGCAAGCAGTTATATTAAAATTGAAACCACGGTTTCTGATGGGATCTTGAGTAAAAGCACCAGTAATATTCAATCAGAACACCAAATTAGTGAGATAAAAATTCTTAATGAATCTGTCGCCAATGACACATTAACGATTAATATTAAGGTAAATCTACAAACGAGTTTGAATTGCACTAAAGATCAATATCAGAAACAACTGGTTATTGCTCAATTTCCATTATTAACACCAGCACAAGCGGCTGCAGGTGATATTTATACACTCCCTTTTCATGTCGTATCACGTTTTAAAAATGAGCTCATCAATCAACCCAATGTGTTCGTCGAAGAACTCATACCTCAAATGGTGTTTAAACCAAATTCCAGCATGGATACAGTCAATTTACGGTCCGTTAATCGTATATCGCATGCACTAAGCAGCCAATATCAGAGTCAATATCTAGTGTTTGGTTATCTACGCGACATAGGATTATTTAATGAAACCAAATCAGGATTACTCAATAGCACGACATCACCTAAACGTAATTTTACGATGAAAGTCTTCATGTACGATAGGATCAGCGACAGTATTGTATTAGAGAATGAATATCACGGAGAAGGGGGTTGGAGTTTCAATTCATTTAACCAAGTCGATTTATCTAACAGTCTTTTTTGGCGAAGTGAATATGGACAAACCATTGTTGATACGCTCTTCAAGGCGGCCAAGGACATTAATGAGACGCTGAGTTGTGAGGCAACAAAAGCCAAGGTAATCGATAAAGATGATGAATTTATCACCATTAATATTGGTACATTGCATGGGGTAAAAACTGGCGATATGTTTAAGCACATTAAACTTAAAAATATCCCATTGAATCAAACCATTTTAACTACATTGATGCCACCAAATGAAGCAACATATTTAGAAGTTGTCCAGGTAAGTAAGAAAATAAGCCTATTAAGAGTACCACCTAAACAGGACCTAAATGGCATGAAGCAACATCAAATTGACCTTTATGATGTTGTCACTACAGCCCCGCAATAA
- a CDS encoding flagellar basal body L-ring protein FlgH gives MKFKIIILPLFLTCISACSTTEVAEIKSPVKENTTMNVVENSEEAIKGDPQFRPVRNNNIQQVPQITGSLFNPNNIYSIYQNNNRYEIGDMILIRLNEEMTSKKSVSYQRDNSNEFALSPSITAGNININTDNLSADYTQEKSFDSSSESNQNNSLSGTITVSVREKLPNGNLIVAGEKWLKLNKGDEYVRFSGEIRITDIAPDHSINSNMVGNSIIEVSAKGEQQDNQDPSLISKLLNIFG, from the coding sequence ATGAAATTTAAAATAATTATATTGCCACTATTTCTAACTTGTATTTCCGCTTGTTCAACGACAGAAGTAGCTGAAATAAAAAGCCCCGTAAAAGAAAATACTACTATGAATGTAGTAGAAAATAGTGAGGAAGCGATTAAAGGAGATCCCCAATTCCGTCCTGTTCGAAATAATAATATTCAACAAGTCCCTCAAATAACAGGATCACTATTTAACCCAAATAATATATACAGTATCTATCAAAATAATAATCGCTATGAAATCGGCGACATGATCCTCATTAGATTAAATGAAGAAATGACATCGAAAAAATCTGTAAGTTATCAGAGAGATAACTCTAATGAGTTTGCTTTATCGCCTTCAATTACAGCGGGCAATATTAACATTAATACAGATAATCTAAGTGCTGATTATACGCAAGAAAAAAGCTTCGATAGCTCATCGGAGAGTAATCAAAATAACTCTTTATCTGGAACCATTACGGTTTCGGTTAGAGAAAAACTGCCTAATGGGAATTTAATTGTTGCTGGAGAAAAATGGCTCAAACTCAATAAAGGTGATGAGTACGTTAGGTTTTCAGGTGAAATCAGAATAACCGATATTGCACCAGACCACTCAATTAACTCAAATATGGTGGGCAATTCAATCATCGAAGTCAGCGCTAAAGGTGAACAACAAGACAATCAAGACCCGTCATTGATCAGCAAACTACTCAACATATTTGGGTAA
- a CDS encoding LPP20 family lipoprotein — translation MIKYLIVLCLLISGCNLLQGESSQYRPSVFPVLTAVGYAPIDRQPAELRSEQILMAMESSKILAYRELAEQVYGLQLNSSTAVRDWSMKSSDTKILVSGLIKGARVVKTYPVDGFYVTELELDYKLVWDLYEQSESPQQNSILVIEPVQNF, via the coding sequence ATGATAAAATATCTAATCGTACTGTGCTTGCTTATTTCGGGATGCAACTTACTTCAAGGTGAGTCTAGTCAGTATCGTCCTAGTGTTTTCCCTGTGTTAACTGCGGTGGGTTATGCACCGATAGATCGTCAACCAGCAGAACTTCGCTCTGAGCAAATTTTAATGGCAATGGAGTCATCAAAGATTTTGGCTTACCGAGAGTTAGCTGAACAAGTATATGGCCTACAGCTTAATTCCAGCACAGCAGTTCGAGATTGGTCGATGAAAAGCAGTGATACAAAAATATTGGTTTCTGGGTTGATTAAAGGCGCCCGAGTCGTTAAAACGTACCCTGTGGATGGATTTTATGTCACCGAATTAGAGCTCGACTATAAGCTGGTTTGGGATTTATATGAGCAATCTGAAAGTCCACAGCAAAATAGCATTTTAGTCATCGAACCTGTACAGAATTTTTAG
- a CDS encoding DUF1439 domain-containing protein, whose translation MITLVKTLRLGLLLLLTGCASQYSITESEIEQYLNKDMHFEVKQGNRLIGVSLKLNDMQVVLGAKPNTMAVTAATVITVNNPLLPIHAKLKTTFEAVPWYDSNTKSVYLRQLNLVKVESEPADIERYISQATPQLMGFLRNYLENQPVYTLDTRDSNQALMAKMTKEIAVQKGKLVVKF comes from the coding sequence ATGATAACCTTGGTTAAAACCCTTAGACTTGGTTTGTTATTATTACTGACTGGCTGTGCCAGTCAGTACAGCATCACCGAGTCAGAAATAGAGCAATATCTTAATAAAGATATGCATTTTGAGGTAAAACAAGGCAACAGGTTAATTGGAGTCTCGCTTAAACTAAATGATATGCAGGTAGTATTGGGCGCCAAGCCAAATACTATGGCGGTGACAGCAGCAACAGTCATCACGGTGAATAACCCATTACTCCCGATACACGCCAAACTAAAAACCACATTTGAAGCAGTGCCTTGGTATGACAGTAATACTAAAAGTGTTTATCTTCGTCAGCTAAACTTAGTCAAGGTTGAGTCCGAACCCGCTGATATTGAACGTTACATCAGCCAGGCAACGCCACAATTAATGGGATTCTTGCGTAATTATCTCGAAAACCAGCCAGTGTACACACTTGACACTCGAGACAGTAATCAAGCATTAATGGCTAAAATGACCAAAGAGATAGCAGTACAAAAAGGTAAACTAGTAGTGAAGTTTTAA
- the ppc gene encoding phosphoenolpyruvate carboxylase, producing the protein MTEQTADMYASLRSNVGHLGQILGETMQNHLGDAFLEKVEQIRILAKKSRQGDEASREQMLALLTSLPDEQLVPFAKAFNQFLNLANIAEQFHTISRNCDELVCVPDPVEQLLGRMLDTDLDKKDVIKSLKNLDIDLVLTAHPTEISRRTLIQKYAAVVDCLTEQENSQLTDRERKQSTLRLRQLIAQIWHTNEIRSERPTPVDEARWGLSTIETSLWQAIPDFLRQLNDQLEQKTGQQLPIDVSPVRFSSWMGGDRDGNPFVTSTVTQEVLDRNRHAAARLYLKDIVTLLGELSMDQANAELSALTDNSKEPYREVLRKLRCQLRNTIDYLNARLEGKKPDVDTRELIWHKTDLLEPLELLYKSLCDCGMKLIANGLLLDILRRLACFGIHMLRLDIRQDATRHSDVIAELTRYLGMGDYNHWDENEKQAFLLRELTNKRPLIPTHWQPSDDVAEVVRTCNLVAQQPANALGSYVISMASKPSDVLTVLLLLKEAGCTNPMRVVPLFETLADLEGAADCMTSLLNIDWYRGYTKGMQEVMIGYSDSAKDAGVMAAAWAQYRAQEQLVAVCKKADVKLMLFHGRGGSIGRGGGPAHKAILSQPPGSVDGRIRVTEQGEMIRFKFGLPKLAVQSLALYTSAVLEATLLPPPEPKKSWRDCMQRIAEESVKSYRSIVREEPDFVEYFRTATPEVELGKLPLGSRPAKRKVDGGIESLRAIPWIFAWSQNRLMLPAWLGAGEALQAAADRGELELLREMEQQWPFFETRISMLEMVYTKAEPHLAAYYELCLVKPELHHLGEKLRQRLQLGIDAVLSLTQATELMAHTPWSRESVKLRNPYIDPLNFLQTELLARTRREVEPSADVQLALMLTIAGVAAGMRNTG; encoded by the coding sequence ATGACAGAGCAAACGGCAGATATGTATGCGTCACTTCGATCAAATGTGGGGCATTTAGGCCAGATATTAGGCGAGACAATGCAGAATCATTTAGGTGATGCATTTTTAGAAAAAGTAGAACAAATTCGTATTTTAGCGAAAAAATCTCGTCAAGGTGACGAAGCGTCTCGAGAGCAAATGTTAGCGTTATTAACTTCCTTACCCGATGAACAACTGGTTCCCTTCGCTAAAGCTTTCAACCAATTTTTGAATTTAGCTAACATTGCAGAACAATTTCACACCATTAGCCGCAATTGCGATGAATTAGTTTGTGTGCCCGACCCAGTAGAACAACTTCTTGGACGCATGCTTGATACCGATTTAGATAAAAAAGATGTTATTAAGAGCTTAAAGAACTTAGACATTGATTTGGTATTAACCGCGCATCCAACAGAAATTTCTCGTCGTACGTTAATTCAAAAATACGCTGCGGTAGTAGATTGCTTAACTGAGCAAGAAAATTCTCAACTGACTGATCGCGAGCGTAAACAAAGTACCCTGCGCCTTCGTCAGCTTATAGCGCAAATTTGGCATACCAACGAGATCCGCAGCGAACGCCCAACCCCTGTTGATGAAGCACGTTGGGGTTTAAGCACTATCGAAACATCATTATGGCAGGCTATTCCTGATTTTTTACGTCAACTCAATGATCAACTTGAGCAAAAGACTGGTCAACAATTGCCTATTGATGTCTCTCCAGTAAGATTTTCAAGCTGGATGGGCGGTGACCGCGACGGTAATCCTTTTGTGACGTCAACCGTCACCCAAGAAGTGTTAGACCGTAATCGTCATGCTGCAGCAAGATTGTACTTAAAAGATATTGTTACTTTGCTTGGCGAACTGTCGATGGATCAAGCTAATGCTGAATTATCAGCATTAACAGACAACAGCAAAGAACCGTACCGCGAAGTATTGCGTAAATTACGTTGCCAATTACGAAACACTATCGATTACCTTAATGCTCGTCTTGAAGGTAAAAAACCTGACGTTGATACCCGCGAATTAATTTGGCACAAAACAGATTTACTTGAGCCACTTGAACTACTTTATAAAAGCTTGTGCGATTGCGGTATGAAGTTGATCGCCAATGGGCTGTTACTCGACATCTTACGTCGTTTAGCTTGTTTTGGTATTCACATGCTACGTCTAGATATTCGCCAAGATGCAACTCGCCACAGCGACGTAATAGCCGAACTCACCCGTTATTTGGGGATGGGCGATTACAATCATTGGGACGAGAATGAAAAACAGGCGTTTTTACTACGAGAATTAACCAATAAGCGCCCATTGATCCCAACACATTGGCAACCAAGTGATGACGTAGCAGAAGTTGTGAGAACCTGTAATTTAGTCGCCCAACAACCCGCCAATGCTTTAGGGTCGTATGTTATCTCTATGGCGAGTAAACCATCAGATGTATTAACCGTATTATTACTATTAAAGGAAGCTGGCTGCACTAACCCAATGCGTGTAGTACCGTTATTTGAAACCCTAGCGGACTTAGAGGGTGCCGCCGATTGCATGACTTCACTACTGAATATTGATTGGTATCGAGGTTACACTAAAGGCATGCAAGAAGTGATGATTGGTTACTCTGACTCAGCTAAAGATGCTGGTGTAATGGCTGCAGCTTGGGCGCAATATCGTGCTCAGGAGCAGTTAGTTGCAGTGTGTAAAAAAGCCGACGTTAAATTGATGCTATTCCATGGCCGTGGTGGTTCAATCGGCCGTGGGGGCGGACCAGCTCATAAAGCCATTTTATCGCAACCACCAGGTTCGGTTGATGGTCGTATCCGCGTAACGGAACAAGGCGAAATGATCCGCTTTAAGTTTGGTTTGCCAAAATTAGCGGTACAGAGTTTAGCGCTATATACCTCAGCCGTATTAGAAGCAACTCTATTACCGCCACCAGAGCCCAAAAAATCATGGCGTGATTGTATGCAACGCATTGCTGAAGAGTCAGTAAAGTCTTATCGCAGTATTGTTCGTGAAGAGCCTGACTTTGTTGAGTACTTCAGAACAGCCACTCCCGAAGTAGAACTCGGGAAATTGCCTCTTGGCAGTCGCCCTGCAAAACGTAAGGTCGATGGCGGTATTGAAAGTTTACGTGCTATTCCGTGGATTTTTGCTTGGTCGCAAAACCGCTTAATGTTACCCGCTTGGCTTGGTGCTGGCGAAGCCTTGCAAGCCGCTGCAGATCGAGGTGAGCTTGAACTACTTCGTGAAATGGAACAGCAATGGCCATTTTTTGAAACCCGTATTTCAATGCTAGAAATGGTCTACACCAAAGCAGAGCCTCATCTAGCCGCGTATTACGAACTATGTTTAGTCAAACCAGAGCTACATCATTTAGGTGAAAAACTACGTCAGCGCCTGCAATTAGGAATTGATGCGGTATTATCATTAACTCAGGCTACAGAGTTAATGGCACACACTCCTTGGAGTCGTGAGTCTGTTAAATTACGTAACCCATACATCGACCCACTTAACTTCTTACAAACCGAGCTATTAGCCCGTACACGTAGAGAAGTTGAGCCATCTGCCGATGTTCAACTAGCACTTATGCTGACCATTGCCGGCGTAGCAGCAGGAATGAGAAACACTGGATGA
- the argE gene encoding acetylornithine deacetylase produces MSTLPDLKSCFTQLIAAPSISALEAEHDMSNHAVINLLQNWFSELGFECETPTVADSRNKQNLIARIGSGSGGLLLAGHTDTVPFDEGLWSQSPFEMVEKNNRWYGLGTCDMKGFFALVLEALKDMPLDQFKRPLTIFASADEETTMSGAKAFADSKVVAPDFAVIGEPTSLKPVYMHKGQIAQGIHVIGRSGHSSDPARGLNAIEVMHKVISQLMKLKQHLSENYREDAFTVPYPTMNFGHIHGGDAANRICGCCDLHLDIRPLPGMELAELELMVLHYLSDISKEYPGSISVSTLYPGAESFAGKADNPWTKLVAELSGNEAEVVNYSTEAPYINKLGCQTLVLGPGSINQAHQPDEFIGLEYLTPTVDLIKKMIYHACIK; encoded by the coding sequence ATGAGCACACTACCAGATCTAAAAAGTTGTTTTACACAGCTGATTGCAGCTCCATCAATCAGTGCACTCGAAGCTGAACATGATATGAGTAACCATGCAGTTATTAACTTGTTGCAAAATTGGTTCAGCGAACTTGGTTTTGAGTGTGAAACTCCCACGGTTGCCGATTCGCGTAATAAACAGAATCTCATTGCTAGAATTGGCTCAGGCAGCGGTGGATTATTGCTTGCGGGTCACACCGACACAGTGCCTTTTGATGAAGGACTATGGAGCCAAAGCCCATTTGAGATGGTAGAAAAAAACAATCGTTGGTATGGATTGGGTACGTGTGACATGAAAGGTTTTTTTGCTTTAGTACTTGAAGCATTAAAAGACATGCCGCTAGATCAATTTAAGCGTCCACTGACTATTTTTGCTAGTGCTGACGAAGAAACAACCATGAGTGGCGCCAAAGCATTTGCGGATTCAAAGGTTGTCGCCCCTGACTTTGCTGTTATAGGTGAACCCACCAGCTTAAAGCCGGTATATATGCATAAAGGGCAAATAGCTCAAGGGATCCATGTCATTGGTCGTAGCGGTCACTCATCAGATCCGGCCCGTGGCTTAAATGCCATTGAAGTTATGCATAAAGTGATTAGTCAATTAATGAAACTTAAGCAGCATTTAAGTGAAAACTACCGCGAAGATGCATTTACAGTGCCTTACCCTACCATGAACTTTGGTCATATTCATGGCGGTGATGCAGCTAACCGTATTTGTGGTTGTTGCGATTTGCACTTAGATATTCGCCCATTGCCCGGTATGGAGTTAGCTGAACTCGAATTAATGGTACTGCACTACTTATCAGATATCAGTAAGGAGTATCCTGGTAGCATTAGTGTCAGCACCTTGTATCCAGGGGCTGAATCATTTGCTGGAAAAGCAGATAATCCATGGACTAAATTAGTGGCAGAGCTGTCTGGTAACGAAGCCGAAGTGGTGAATTATTCGACTGAAGCACCTTATATAAACAAGCTAGGTTGCCAAACTCTGGTTCTCGGCCCAGGAAGCATTAATCAAGCCCACCAGCCAGACGAATTTATTGGCTTAGAGTACTTAACACCAACGGTCGATTTAATTAAGAAAATGATTTATCACGCTTGTATTAAGTGA
- the argC gene encoding N-acetyl-gamma-glutamyl-phosphate reductase codes for MKSIAIIGASGYTGAQITSLINADSHFSVQGLYVSENSLDKGRKLADLYPTYSHMAYTLSPLSDEAKKQIVAEADAVILATEHSVSLELAAWFYQQGLAVFDLSGAYRFADVAQYPKWYGFEHTHPEVLAEAVYGLAEWNREKIKQTRMIAVAGCYPTASLLALKPLKPFLTSMYPVINAVSGVTGAGRKAQLHTNFCEVSLTPYGVLGHRHQPEIATHLGQEVIFTPHLGNFKRGILATITVQLKPGTTEADVEKAYSVYDSEPIVTVKHNMFPKVDDVVHTPNCHIGWKYDANSGYLVVASAIDNLMKGAASQGLQCMKIHFGV; via the coding sequence ATGAAAAGCATCGCAATTATTGGCGCTAGTGGTTATACCGGCGCACAAATTACCTCGTTGATTAATGCCGACAGTCACTTCAGTGTACAAGGGTTGTATGTGTCGGAAAACAGTTTAGATAAAGGCCGTAAATTAGCAGATCTATATCCTACTTATAGCCATATGGCTTATACGCTATCGCCGTTATCGGATGAAGCAAAAAAGCAGATTGTTGCCGAAGCCGATGCAGTGATTTTAGCGACTGAGCATTCAGTAAGCTTAGAGCTTGCGGCATGGTTTTATCAACAAGGGCTAGCGGTATTTGATTTAAGCGGAGCTTATCGTTTTGCCGATGTTGCTCAGTACCCTAAATGGTATGGTTTTGAACATACTCATCCTGAAGTATTAGCTGAAGCGGTATATGGGTTAGCAGAATGGAATCGCGAAAAAATTAAACAAACCAGAATGATTGCCGTAGCAGGTTGCTACCCAACGGCATCTTTATTGGCATTAAAACCACTCAAGCCGTTTTTAACTTCTATGTATCCGGTTATCAATGCCGTTAGTGGCGTCACTGGTGCAGGACGTAAAGCACAATTGCACACTAATTTCTGCGAAGTCAGCCTAACACCATACGGTGTATTAGGTCACAGACATCAACCTGAAATAGCGACTCATTTGGGTCAAGAAGTGATTTTCACGCCGCATCTAGGCAACTTTAAGCGTGGTATTTTGGCGACTATTACCGTGCAGCTAAAACCGGGTACTACCGAAGCTGACGTAGAAAAAGCCTATAGCGTATATGACAGCGAGCCAATAGTGACAGTTAAACACAATATGTTCCCTAAAGTTGATGATGTGGTGCACACACCTAATTGTCATATAGGTTGGAAGTATGATGCTAATAGTGGTTATTTAGTGGTCGCCAGTGCGATTGATAATTTAATGAAAGGTGCTGCTAGCCAAGGGCTACAGTGCATGAAAATCCATTTCGGTGTGTAA
- the argB gene encoding acetylglutamate kinase — MATKSVLVLKVGGALLQCEMGMARLMTAAAEMLAAGQQVILVHGGGCLVDEQLTANGKETVKLDGLRVTPEDQIPIIVGALAGTSNKILQAAAAKAGIISVGMSLGDGNTVTAKIKDERLGLVGEVEPKDATYLNFILSQGWMPICSSIAISSQGEMLNVNADQAATALAKLVNGMLVLLSDVSGVLDAKGQLISSLNKSEIEYLVAQGVIEKGMKVKVEAALEVAQWMGKPVQVASWRDAEQLKTLVKGGSVGTQIQP, encoded by the coding sequence ATGGCTACAAAATCAGTATTAGTGTTAAAAGTCGGTGGCGCATTACTTCAATGTGAAATGGGTATGGCGCGTTTAATGACCGCTGCAGCAGAAATGCTTGCTGCGGGTCAACAAGTGATATTAGTGCATGGTGGTGGTTGTTTGGTCGACGAACAATTAACGGCTAATGGTAAAGAAACGGTTAAATTAGATGGTTTACGAGTTACGCCAGAAGATCAAATTCCTATTATTGTGGGTGCATTAGCGGGTACCTCGAACAAAATTTTACAAGCTGCGGCAGCCAAAGCTGGCATTATTAGTGTGGGCATGAGTTTAGGCGATGGCAACACGGTAACGGCTAAAATTAAAGATGAGCGTTTAGGGCTAGTGGGCGAAGTTGAACCCAAAGACGCCACCTATTTAAACTTTATATTAAGCCAAGGTTGGATGCCAATTTGCAGTTCGATTGCAATTTCCAGTCAAGGTGAAATGTTAAATGTTAACGCAGATCAAGCCGCGACAGCCTTAGCTAAATTAGTTAACGGTATGCTAGTGCTGTTATCCGATGTGTCGGGTGTGCTAGATGCTAAAGGCCAGCTAATTAGTAGCTTAAACAAAAGTGAAATTGAATACTTAGTCGCCCAAGGGGTGATTGAGAAAGGCATGAAAGTTAAAGTGGAAGCCGCTTTGGAAGTTGCTCAATGGATGGGAAAACCTGTGCAAGTAGCTTCATGGCGCGACGCCGAACAGTTAAAAACCTTAGTTAAAGGTGGGTCCGTCGGGACTCAAATACAACCTTAA
- a CDS encoding ornithine carbamoyltransferase — protein sequence MQHLLSIKELTQSQLLAIIDLAKKIKNNPAEYRRALDGKSVVMLFEKPSLRTRVSFDIGINKLGGHCLYLDQQNGALGQRETVADFATNISCWADAIVARTYSHTTIEKLAQHGSVPVINALSDLYHPCQALADFLTLSEQFDDVSQAKLAYVGDGNNVTHSLIYGAAILGMTMTVICPEGAFPDALIVTEAQALAQKNGGKLTLSADINAIEGHDAIYTDTWISMGDETPLADIKARFAPYQVNSELMAQAGAKFFMHCLPAHRGVEVTDEVMDGEGSLILHQAENRMHAQNAVLVTLLS from the coding sequence ATGCAGCACCTATTGTCGATAAAAGAGTTAACTCAATCTCAGCTTTTAGCCATTATTGATCTGGCTAAAAAAATTAAGAATAACCCCGCTGAGTACCGTCGTGCCTTAGATGGAAAAAGCGTTGTGATGCTATTTGAAAAGCCATCACTGCGCACCCGAGTCAGCTTTGACATTGGCATTAATAAATTAGGTGGTCACTGCTTATACTTAGACCAACAAAATGGTGCATTGGGACAACGTGAAACGGTTGCTGATTTTGCGACAAACATTTCATGTTGGGCCGATGCCATTGTTGCCAGAACATATTCACACACAACCATCGAAAAATTAGCTCAACATGGCAGCGTACCGGTCATTAATGCTTTATCTGACTTGTATCATCCATGCCAAGCGTTAGCTGACTTTTTAACACTATCAGAACAGTTTGATGATGTCAGCCAAGCCAAATTAGCTTATGTTGGTGATGGTAATAATGTCACGCATTCATTGATTTATGGCGCTGCGATTTTAGGCATGACCATGACAGTGATTTGCCCAGAAGGCGCATTTCCTGACGCTCTTATTGTGACTGAAGCTCAGGCATTAGCACAAAAGAATGGTGGTAAATTAACCCTAAGTGCTGACATTAATGCCATAGAGGGTCATGATGCAATTTACACTGACACATGGATTTCCATGGGTGATGAAACACCGCTTGCCGATATTAAAGCCCGTTTTGCACCGTACCAAGTTAATAGTGAGCTAATGGCTCAAGCTGGCGCCAAATTCTTTATGCATTGTTTACCAGCACATCGTGGTGTAGAAGTGACTGATGAAGTGATGGATGGCGAAGGCTCATTGATTTTACATCAAGCAGAAAATCGCATGCATGCGCAAAATGCAGTACTAGTGACCTTATTAAGTTAG